The following coding sequences are from one Arachis hypogaea cultivar Tifrunner chromosome 7, arahy.Tifrunner.gnm2.J5K5, whole genome shotgun sequence window:
- the LOC112703780 gene encoding SNF1-related protein kinase regulatory subunit gamma-like PV42a has protein sequence MKVEMGNGDVALSVAARSGVCESSAADKDACKEKNVHAQYGNTYCKTGHTYPKEKENKKILCTILINKSILMLALYFPAISCSGNKHLLVSLRARKDIQVEKMKQQSKSGGGGASMQRSESMRLQERKVKDLMVDKRRLVEVPYTASLADTMNTLVANRVLAVPVAAPPGQWIGAGGSMIVESDKQTGVVRKHYIGMVTMLDIVAHIAGEDHLDFGGGGVEMTNDLHERMSVSVSSIIGHSFEGLSLWTLNPYTSLLDCMEVFSKGVHRAMVPVDSQMESGWSPGGGVELVESASGYQMLTQLDVVRFLRDHASDELQAILARSVQDLGADTEQIYAITDRTILLDAIKCLKSAMLNAVPIVQSSDDVIADDLRQLINGRFRKLLGTFSATDLRGCYINTLKSWFGISALEFTQNISASPLFAAPESPISWKELVTCHLESPLSEVIDKAVTKHVHRVWVVDQQCLLVGVVSLTDVIRVIRLALISPPSSHQ, from the exons ATGAAAGTAGAAATGGGGAATGGGGATGTTGCTCTAAGTGTCGCGGCACGGAGTGGTGTTTGTGAGTCATCAGCTGCAGATAAAGACGCTTGTAAAGAGAAGAACGTGCATGCACAATATGGCAACACGTACTGTAAAACAGGGCATACATACCCaaaggagaaagaaaataaaaaaatattgtgtaCTATCCTCATTAATAAATCGATTTTGATGCTAGCTCTGTATTTTCCAGCAATTAGTTGCAGCGGGAATAAACACTTGTTAGTTTCATTGAGAGCAAGGAAAGATATTCAAGTTGAAAAGATGAAGCAGCAATCGAAGTCCGGTGGAGGGGGAGCCAGCATGCAACGCAGCGAAAGCATGAGACTACAGGAGAGGAAGGTGAAGGATCTGATGGTCGATAAGAGGCGGCTGGTGGAGGTGCCATACACGGCGTCCCTGGCTGACACCATGAACACGCTGGTGGCAAACAGGGTGTTGGCTGTGCCAGTGGCAGCCCCGCCGGGGCAGTGGATCGGCGCGGGGGGTTCGATGATCGTGGAGTCTGACAAGCAAACAGGAGTGGTGAGAAAGCACTACATCGGGATGGTGACGATGCTTGATATAGTGGCCCACATAGCCGGCGAGGACCACTTGGATTTTGGTGGCGGCGGCGTTGAGATGACAAACGATCTCCATGAAAGGATGTCTGTCTCTGTTTCTTCCATCATAGGCCACTCTTTTGAAGGGCTTAGCCTGTGGACTCTTAATCCCTACACTAG CCTGTTAGATTGCATGGAAGTGTTTAGCAAAGGAGTTCATCGTGCGATGGTGCCGGTGGACAGCCAGATGGAGAGTGGATGGTCACCAGGCGGTGGCGTTGAACTGGTGGAGTCTGCTTCCGGCTACCAAATGCTGACTCAGCTGGATGTTGTTAGGTTCTTGAGAGATCACGCATCTGATGAGTTACAGGCCATTCTGGCGCGCTCTGTTCAAGACTTGGGTGCCGACACGGAACAGATCTATGCCATCACTGACCGCACTATTCTCTTGGATGCCATCAAGTGCTTAAAGTCTGCCATGTTGAACGCTGTACCTATTGTTCAATCCTCTGATGACGTCATCGCTGATGATCTCAGGCAGCTCATAAATGGGAGATTTAGGAAGCTTCTTGGGACATTCTCTGCAACTGATTTAAGGGGATGCTACATAAACACGCTCAAGTCATGGTTCGGGATAAGCGCACTTGAATTCACCCAAAACATTTCGGCCAGTCCTTTGTTCGCGGCACCGGAATCACCCATCTCATGGAAGGAGCTTGTGACTTGTCATCTTGAATCTCCTTTGTCGGAGGTGATTGACAAGGCGGTTACCAAGCATGTGCATCGAGTGTGGGTGGTGGATCAGCAGTGTTTGCTCGTTGGTGTTGTGTCTCTCACCGATGTAATTAGAGTTATAAGGCTTGCTCTCATCTCACCTCCCTCTTCACACCAATGA
- the LOC112701698 gene encoding protein FAR1-RELATED SEQUENCE 5-like — MSTNKDDVKNDSDNDLGDDFDYQPNAEDDAEDDDVDSLDSTSKSEQDCGVKRIANLMVDDILNLEFMTEDEACQFYNAYACWHGFVMRKVDIIRDNEGRIICRQLVCNKKGWRNMRYLDMDDRSREARSLTRTKCLAQLRIKLDYGCESWKVSCFLESHNHDLTPPQFAHLVPANRRLTVTDKVQVKNLYNFGVNMCHIMGYIAFQKGGYRHDGFTCKDLYNHIDRYHRSKVKNEDTNVEINYLIGKSNNNLLFFGKYTFTSDERLEHIFWADRQSIVDYHCFGDIVAFDSTYKKNKYNKPLVIFS, encoded by the coding sequence ATGTCCACAAACAAAGATGATGTTAAGAATGATTCTGATAATGATTTGGGTGATGATTTTGATTATCAACCGAATGCAGAAGATGATGCTGAAGATGACGATGTGGATTCGCTGGATTCTACTAGCAAGAGTGAACAAGATTGTGGTGTAAAAAGAATAGCGAATTTAATGGTGGATGATATATTAAACCTGGAGTTTATGACAGAGGATGAGGCTTGCCAATTTTATAACGCTTACGCTTGTTGGCATGGATTTGTAATGAGGAAGGTTGACATCATTAGGGATAATGAAGGTAGAATCATTTGCAGGCAACTTGTTTGCAATAAGAAAGGCTGGAGGAATATGAGGTATCTTGATATGGATGATAGATCAAGGGAGGCAAGGTCACTCACGCGAACCAAGTGTCTAGCTCAGCTTAGGATAAAGCTTGACTACGGCTGCGAAAGTTGGAAGGTATCATGTTTTCTGGAATCTCACAACCACGATCTGACGCCCCCCCAATTTGCGCATCTCGTTCCGGCCAATCGTCGTCTCACTGTTACTGATAAAGTCCAAGTGAAAAATCTTTATAATTTTGGTGTCAATATGTGCCATATTATGGGATATATTGCATTCCAGAAGGGTGGATATCGTCATGATGGCTTCACATGTAAAGATTTGTACAACCACATTGATCGCTATCATAGATCAAAAGTAAAAAACGAGGATACTAATGTGGAAATAAACTATTTGATTGGCAAGTCAAACAACAATCTGCTGTTCTTTGGGAAGTATACGTTCACTAGTGACGAAAGGCTCGAGCATATTTTTTGGGCAGATAGACAATCAATTGTCGACTATCACTGCTTTGGAGATATTGTTGCCTTTGATTCAACGTACAAGAAGAATAAATACAACAAACCTTTGGTTATTTTCTCCTGA